One Triticum dicoccoides isolate Atlit2015 ecotype Zavitan chromosome 5B, WEW_v2.0, whole genome shotgun sequence genomic window carries:
- the LOC119306248 gene encoding PLASMODESMATA CALLOSE-BINDING PROTEIN 2-like isoform X1 — translation MASHAGRLLLLLALAAALAGRSAEGAWCVCRTDLPDATLQRTLDYACGSAADCKPIQPNAACFAPDTVKAHCSYAVNSYYQRSGQNSLACVFSGTAVVSSVDPSTNGCKYPATPSAPDSPPPPMAQGPNGKDTSGGADVLPVAGTATRAVILACCSLLALYLMA, via the exons ATGGCGTCCCACGCGGGccgcctcctcctgctcctcgCGCTGGCCGCCGCGCTCGCCGGCCGCTCCG CAGAGGGGGCGTGGTGCGTGTGCCGCACGGACCTGCCGGACGCGACGCTGCAGAGGACGCTGGACTACGCGTGCGGCAGCGCCGCCGACTGCAAGCCCATCCAGCCCAACGCCGCCTGCTtcgccccggacaccgtcaaggcgCACTGCTCCTACGCCGTCAACAGCTACTACCAGCGCAGCGGCCAGAACTCGCTCGCCTGCGTCTTCTCCGGCACCGCCGTAGTCTCCTCCGTCGACCCAA GCACCAACGGCTGCAAGTACCCTGCGACCCCAAG TGCTCCTGACAGCCCGCCGCCGCCAATGGCGCAAGGTCCGAACGGCAAGGACACCAGTGGCGGCGCCGACGTTCTCCCGGTGGCCGGAACCGCGACGCGGGCGGTCATCCTGGCCTGTTGCTCGCTCCTCGCTCTGTACCTCATGGCGTGA
- the LOC119306248 gene encoding PLASMODESMATA CALLOSE-BINDING PROTEIN 2-like isoform X2: MASHAGRLLLLLALAAALAGRSEGAWCVCRTDLPDATLQRTLDYACGSAADCKPIQPNAACFAPDTVKAHCSYAVNSYYQRSGQNSLACVFSGTAVVSSVDPSTNGCKYPATPSAPDSPPPPMAQGPNGKDTSGGADVLPVAGTATRAVILACCSLLALYLMA, translated from the exons ATGGCGTCCCACGCGGGccgcctcctcctgctcctcgCGCTGGCCGCCGCGCTCGCCGGCCGCTCCG AGGGGGCGTGGTGCGTGTGCCGCACGGACCTGCCGGACGCGACGCTGCAGAGGACGCTGGACTACGCGTGCGGCAGCGCCGCCGACTGCAAGCCCATCCAGCCCAACGCCGCCTGCTtcgccccggacaccgtcaaggcgCACTGCTCCTACGCCGTCAACAGCTACTACCAGCGCAGCGGCCAGAACTCGCTCGCCTGCGTCTTCTCCGGCACCGCCGTAGTCTCCTCCGTCGACCCAA GCACCAACGGCTGCAAGTACCCTGCGACCCCAAG TGCTCCTGACAGCCCGCCGCCGCCAATGGCGCAAGGTCCGAACGGCAAGGACACCAGTGGCGGCGCCGACGTTCTCCCGGTGGCCGGAACCGCGACGCGGGCGGTCATCCTGGCCTGTTGCTCGCTCCTCGCTCTGTACCTCATGGCGTGA